In Vagococcus luciliae, one genomic interval encodes:
- a CDS encoding aldose 1-epimerase family protein, whose product MTLKLESDTAIVIINQFGAELSSFILKETGVEYIWQADSHFWGRHAPILFPFVGRLKDNTYSYQNKNYSMGQHGFARNMLFDVVEQTSNSAILELKNNQETLTNYPFEFRLLIGYQLDGTMLTINYEVSTLSDEMYFSIGGHPAFNIPLIEGTEMSDYYLHFSPSKSRIKIPLKGAYINSECKTLAQTNTSIQLKHTLFKEDAQILETKGRNTFSILSDKHSHGVIVSYEEFPFVGFWSPNTIEAPFVCIEPWCGIADDISSNGKIEEKIGINKLTKGNHFNKSYTIRIQ is encoded by the coding sequence ATGACGTTAAAATTAGAGTCGGATACTGCTATAGTAATCATTAATCAATTTGGAGCTGAGTTATCTAGTTTTATTTTAAAAGAAACGGGTGTTGAATACATTTGGCAAGCGGATTCACATTTTTGGGGACGTCATGCACCAATTTTATTTCCGTTTGTTGGTAGATTAAAAGATAATACCTATTCTTATCAGAACAAAAATTATTCGATGGGACAACATGGCTTTGCTCGTAATATGTTATTTGATGTGGTTGAACAAACGAGTAACTCTGCTATATTGGAGTTAAAGAATAATCAAGAAACGCTAACAAATTATCCTTTTGAATTTCGACTACTAATAGGTTATCAGTTAGATGGAACAATGTTAACCATTAATTATGAGGTATCAACGCTCTCTGATGAAATGTATTTTTCTATTGGGGGACACCCTGCATTTAATATTCCTTTAATTGAAGGAACAGAGATGAGTGATTATTATCTTCATTTTTCACCATCGAAATCACGAATTAAAATTCCTTTAAAAGGAGCTTATATAAATAGTGAGTGTAAAACTTTGGCACAAACAAACACATCCATTCAATTAAAACATACGCTTTTTAAAGAAGATGCTCAAATTTTAGAAACAAAGGGAAGAAATACTTTTTCTATTTTATCTGATAAGCATTCACATGGTGTGATAGTGAGTTATGAAGAGTTTCCGTTTGTTGGTTTCTGGAGCCCTAATACAATTGAAGCGCCGTTTGTTTGTATTGAACCTTGGTGTGGAATAGCTGACGATATTTCTAGCAATGGAAAAATTGAAGAGAAAATCGGGATTAATAAATTAACTAAAGGTAATCACTTTAATAAAAGTTATACTATAAGAATTCAATAA
- a CDS encoding pyruvate, water dikinase regulatory protein: MTDQRISIFIISDSAGETASKLAQASMAQYEDAKIKIQIIKRAFIYREEELVQALDEAKALDAIVLHTLVSKDLVHIANNYGKQQNLFMIDLLSGLVGELSKRTGLEPSRLPGAMHFLSKNYFERISAMEFAVKYDDGKNPKGFLEADILLLGVSRTSKTPLSLFLANKNLKVANLPLIPEAHIPPQLWEVDPKKIVGLTNNPKVLNRIRRERMKSYGLNPDTAYSDIDKIKRELDFANDLYKKLGCLVINVAQLSIEETASIILSELNIEDTSYFG, from the coding sequence ATGACTGACCAACGTATCAGTATTTTTATTATTTCTGATTCAGCTGGCGAAACAGCTTCTAAACTAGCCCAAGCCTCCATGGCACAATATGAAGATGCAAAAATAAAAATACAAATCATTAAACGCGCGTTCATCTATCGCGAAGAAGAACTAGTGCAAGCCTTAGATGAAGCAAAAGCTCTCGATGCTATTGTCCTTCACACTCTTGTATCTAAAGATTTAGTTCATATAGCCAACAACTACGGTAAACAACAGAATCTTTTTATGATTGATCTCTTATCAGGACTAGTTGGAGAATTATCCAAACGAACTGGATTAGAGCCAAGTCGTTTACCAGGTGCGATGCATTTTTTAAGTAAAAATTACTTTGAGAGAATTAGTGCAATGGAATTCGCTGTAAAATATGATGATGGTAAAAACCCTAAAGGATTTTTAGAAGCTGATATTCTTCTCCTAGGTGTCTCACGTACGTCAAAAACACCGCTAAGTTTGTTTTTAGCCAATAAAAATTTAAAAGTTGCAAACTTGCCGCTAATACCGGAAGCACATATTCCACCACAACTTTGGGAGGTTGATCCGAAAAAAATTGTTGGTTTGACAAATAATCCAAAAGTATTAAATCGTATCCGCCGAGAACGAATGAAATCTTATGGCTTAAATCCAGATACTGCTTATTCAGATATTGATAAAATCAAACGTGAACTTGATTTTGCTAATGATTTATATAAAAAATTAGGTTGTTTAGTCATTAATGTTGCACAACTTTCTATAGAAGAAACTGCTTCTATTATTTTAAGTGAATTAAATATTGAAGATACTAGTTATTTTGGATAA
- a CDS encoding Fur family transcriptional regulator → MKDNGLKYTKKRSDILSFLINENRYVAALDVFNFMNNKYQGVSYDTIYRNLRDFAELNILEETELQGEKRYRFHCDVHGEHHHHHFICTSCGATREIHMCPMDMFQEQLPGCLIEGHRFEILGKCEKCLKN, encoded by the coding sequence ATGAAAGACAATGGCTTAAAGTATACAAAAAAACGTTCGGATATACTTTCTTTTTTAATTAATGAAAATCGTTATGTTGCAGCGTTAGATGTATTTAATTTTATGAACAATAAATATCAAGGTGTGAGTTATGATACGATTTATCGGAATTTAAGAGATTTTGCAGAATTAAATATTTTAGAGGAAACTGAGTTACAAGGTGAAAAAAGATATCGATTCCATTGTGATGTTCATGGGGAACACCATCATCATCACTTTATTTGTACTTCTTGTGGTGCAACACGAGAGATTCATATGTGTCCAATGGATATGTTTCAAGAACAGCTGCCAGGTTGCTTAATTGAAGGTCATCGTTTTGAAATATTAGGAAAATGCGAGAAATGTTTAAAAAATTAA
- the rpsU gene encoding 30S ribosomal protein S21: protein MSKTVVRKNESLDDALRRFKRSVSKTGTLQEYRKREYYEKPSVKRKKKSEAARKRKKY from the coding sequence ATGTCAAAAACTGTTGTTCGTAAAAACGAATCATTAGATGACGCTCTTCGTCGCTTCAAACGTTCCGTTTCAAAAACTGGTACTTTACAGGAGTACCGCAAGCGTGAATACTACGAAAAACCAAGTGTTAAACGCAAGAAAAAGTCTGAAGCTGCAAGAAAACGTAAAAAATACTAG
- a CDS encoding GatB/YqeY domain-containing protein, with translation MTLLNRLNNDIKVAMKAKDKETLSVLRMMKSSIQNEEIKKGESLSPDEELTVLSREMKQRKDSLQEFNQTDRPDLAEKVSGEIKIVERYMPEQLSEDELRNIVQSAIDETGASSMKDFGKVMGVVMPKTKGRADGQKVNSLVKESLA, from the coding sequence ATGACTCTATTGAATAGGTTAAACAATGATATCAAAGTAGCGATGAAAGCAAAAGATAAAGAAACATTATCTGTTTTACGGATGATGAAATCTTCTATTCAAAATGAGGAAATCAAAAAAGGTGAATCATTATCACCTGATGAAGAATTAACTGTCTTATCTAGAGAGATGAAACAACGTAAAGATTCGTTACAGGAATTTAACCAAACTGATCGTCCAGATTTAGCAGAAAAAGTTTCTGGTGAGATTAAAATTGTTGAGCGTTATATGCCTGAACAATTATCTGAAGATGAATTACGAAACATTGTTCAATCGGCAATAGATGAAACAGGTGCATCATCAATGAAAGATTTCGGAAAAGTAATGGGTGTTGTTATGCCTAAAACTAAAGGGAGAGCTGACGGTCAGAAAGTTAACTCTTTAGTAAAAGAAAGTTTAGCATAG
- a CDS encoding PhoH family protein — MTSETTLVFMLDKNIESNDLFGTHDKHIKILEEYLNVSISSRGEVVHLSGNVENVSMVQDILTAIQQLILRGHKITSSDMLTAIQLAKKGQLETFFSLYEHALLKDNKGNAIRVKNDGQKKYIQAIKKNDVTFGIGPAGTGKTFLAVVMAVSALKKGEVEKIILTRPAVEAGENLGFLPGDLQEKVNPYLRPVYDALYQVLGMEHTARLMDRGVIEIAPLAYMRGRTLEEAFVILDEAQNTTNAQMKMFLTRLGNHSKMIINGDKTQIDLPRGVESGLIHAEKILRGIKRIAFIEFSTQDVVRHPVVADIIKAYADN, encoded by the coding sequence TTGACATCAGAAACAACATTAGTATTTATGTTAGATAAGAACATTGAAAGCAATGATTTGTTTGGTACACATGATAAACATATTAAAATACTTGAGGAATATTTGAATGTATCAATTTCTTCAAGAGGAGAGGTTGTTCATTTATCAGGAAATGTTGAAAATGTCTCCATGGTTCAAGATATTTTAACTGCAATACAACAGTTGATTCTAAGGGGACATAAAATTACAAGTAGTGATATGTTAACAGCTATTCAATTAGCGAAAAAAGGACAATTAGAGACATTCTTTAGTCTATACGAACACGCTTTATTAAAAGATAATAAAGGAAATGCCATTCGTGTAAAAAATGATGGTCAGAAAAAATATATTCAAGCCATTAAAAAAAATGATGTGACGTTTGGTATTGGTCCTGCTGGAACAGGAAAAACGTTTTTAGCAGTTGTAATGGCAGTGAGTGCCTTAAAAAAAGGTGAGGTAGAAAAAATTATTTTAACACGTCCAGCTGTTGAAGCAGGGGAAAACCTAGGATTTCTACCTGGAGATTTACAAGAAAAAGTTAATCCATATTTGCGACCTGTTTATGATGCGCTGTATCAAGTTTTAGGTATGGAACACACAGCCCGTTTAATGGATAGAGGTGTCATTGAAATCGCCCCTCTTGCTTATATGAGAGGAAGAACATTGGAAGAAGCTTTTGTGATATTAGATGAAGCTCAAAATACAACAAATGCACAAATGAAAATGTTTTTAACTCGTTTAGGAAATCATTCTAAGATGATTATAAATGGAGATAAAACGCAAATAGATTTACCTCGTGGGGTTGAAAGTGGGTTAATTCATGCTGAAAAAATTTTAAGAGGTATTAAACGAATTGCGTTTATAGAATTTTCAACACAAGATGTGGTGAGACATCCGGTGGTTGCTGATATCATTAAAGCATATGCAGATAACTAA
- a CDS encoding HD family phosphohydrolase — MKKIQQVPNVLGKYYTPLILFLMSLIMFSLMFGSVRQKQVTYKVGQLSSETIRANKTIENKDETKEKQKLAMESVTPEYTYNPDVETKQIEYVKTIFDLVNQVNETAEKQYNEKKSSSKPTVEDKLPMLKSNFEKYSQNDIAFFQSFPDTFYEQLLELSSSDLTKLEETSENTLKTILAKHIRNSTLQGEKQTAKEMVQYDEFSSQEINLLVMIFDKAIVVNEVVNDKATESMKESAKNNVLPVMIYQGEIIVREGEQIDSKAMEKIKLLGLTNQSTSTSPLLSMLLVILLQVVLIGYILRHSNQEVRVKSVTLYAVAITVSVLFMKLLYLFQKDNLSNVSLLFPAAFGSVILYMFLDKRWGLLMGMFQAIFSIFIFYNLAGTTSLLVISLFYMFSAFVSTFLVNERIGVQLKEAFFLLIIMPILFMAVLVIYQGFNIGDSRSITTLFISTGSGLFSFILSIGLYPYIELLLTDDSVIVLNELSNPNQPLLKQLLEEAPGTYHHSMMVASLSANAVAQIGGNSLLTRVASYYHDVGKIKHANFFVENLPDGAENPHNFLLPSDSKEIIFSHVTDGVKILEEAGMPQFVIDVCQQHHGTTLMKYFFIKEQERNPETTEEAFRYPGPKPQSREAGVINIADSAEAAVRAMDHPTNDKIKDFVHNLIQSRLEDGQLIETGLTLDEIAIIEKSLVDGLCSTFHSRIKYPKMKSEAEKMKQEQEERGI, encoded by the coding sequence ATGAAAAAAATCCAACAAGTGCCTAATGTGCTTGGTAAATACTATACCCCTTTAATTCTGTTTTTAATGTCATTAATCATGTTTAGTTTGATGTTTGGTAGTGTAAGACAAAAACAAGTCACTTATAAAGTGGGCCAATTATCAAGTGAAACAATACGCGCTAATAAAACCATTGAAAATAAAGATGAAACAAAAGAAAAACAAAAGTTGGCAATGGAAAGTGTGACACCAGAGTACACTTACAATCCAGATGTTGAGACAAAGCAAATTGAATATGTTAAAACCATTTTTGATTTAGTAAATCAAGTCAATGAAACAGCTGAAAAACAATATAATGAAAAAAAGAGTAGTTCAAAGCCTACTGTAGAAGATAAACTACCCATGTTAAAATCTAATTTTGAAAAATATAGTCAAAATGATATTGCATTTTTTCAGTCTTTTCCAGACACTTTTTATGAACAATTACTTGAGTTATCTAGTTCTGATTTAACTAAACTTGAAGAAACGTCTGAGAACACATTGAAAACAATTTTGGCTAAACATATTAGAAATTCTACGCTTCAAGGGGAAAAACAAACAGCAAAAGAAATGGTGCAGTACGATGAGTTTAGTTCACAAGAGATTAATTTACTTGTGATGATTTTTGATAAAGCAATCGTAGTGAATGAAGTGGTAAACGATAAAGCAACAGAATCTATGAAAGAAAGTGCTAAAAATAATGTGCTTCCTGTGATGATTTATCAAGGTGAAATTATTGTCCGTGAAGGCGAACAAATTGATTCTAAGGCAATGGAGAAAATAAAGTTACTTGGCTTAACTAATCAATCTACGTCAACTTCGCCATTGTTATCTATGTTACTTGTTATTTTGTTACAAGTCGTATTAATAGGGTATATTTTACGACATTCTAATCAAGAAGTACGTGTTAAAAGTGTTACCTTATATGCTGTTGCTATTACAGTGAGTGTTCTATTTATGAAATTACTTTATTTATTTCAAAAAGATAATTTAAGTAATGTTTCTCTATTATTCCCAGCAGCATTTGGATCGGTTATTTTATATATGTTTTTAGATAAACGATGGGGATTATTAATGGGGATGTTTCAAGCTATTTTTTCTATCTTTATTTTCTATAATTTAGCGGGAACCACATCACTATTAGTTATTTCACTTTTTTATATGTTTTCTGCATTTGTGTCAACTTTTTTAGTTAACGAACGAATAGGTGTACAATTAAAAGAAGCATTCTTTTTATTGATTATTATGCCAATTCTTTTTATGGCAGTATTAGTGATTTATCAAGGATTTAATATTGGTGATAGTCGTTCTATTACAACGTTATTTATTTCGACTGGTAGTGGGTTATTCTCATTTATTTTATCAATTGGATTATACCCTTACATTGAATTATTATTGACTGATGATAGTGTGATTGTTTTAAATGAGTTGAGTAATCCAAATCAGCCTTTATTAAAACAATTACTTGAAGAAGCACCAGGAACCTATCATCATAGTATGATGGTGGCTAGTTTAAGTGCGAATGCCGTTGCTCAAATTGGAGGTAATTCTCTATTAACACGTGTGGCAAGTTATTATCATGATGTCGGTAAAATTAAACATGCTAATTTTTTCGTGGAAAATTTACCAGATGGGGCAGAAAATCCTCACAATTTCTTGTTACCATCAGATAGTAAAGAAATTATTTTTAGCCATGTAACAGATGGTGTGAAAATATTAGAAGAAGCTGGTATGCCTCAATTTGTCATTGATGTATGTCAACAACATCATGGTACTACTTTGATGAAATATTTCTTTATTAAAGAACAAGAAAGAAATCCTGAAACAACAGAAGAAGCATTTCGTTATCCAGGTCCAAAGCCTCAATCTCGTGAAGCAGGGGTTATTAATATTGCGGATAGTGCTGAAGCAGCTGTTAGAGCAATGGATCATCCAACAAATGATAAAATAAAAGACTTCGTCCATAACTTAATCCAATCAAGGCTAGAAGATGGACAATTAATTGAGACCGGTTTAACCTTGGATGAAATTGCAATTATTGAAAAATCACTTGTTGATGGATTGTGCTCAACTTTCCATTCACGTATTAAATATCCTAAGATGAAATCTGAAGCAGAAAAAATGAAACAAGAACAAGAAGAAAGAGGGATTTAA
- the ybeY gene encoding rRNA maturation RNase YbeY — protein sequence MDLVLVDKTDSLSKEQLEMVSSIIDFAAKNEEIDLPDNTEMSVTFVDDVEIHQINKEHRQKDRPTDVISFALEEEDLSGFDFDLEELGLPRNIGDLFISVDRTKDQAAEFNHSFDRELGFLTIHGFLHLNGYDHMTPEDEKNMFDLQRKILNDYGLER from the coding sequence ATGGACTTGGTACTCGTTGATAAAACAGACTCCTTATCTAAAGAACAATTAGAAATGGTTTCATCTATCATTGATTTTGCCGCAAAAAATGAAGAAATTGATTTACCAGATAACACGGAAATGTCTGTGACGTTTGTAGATGATGTAGAAATACATCAAATAAATAAAGAACATCGTCAAAAAGATCGTCCAACAGATGTGATTAGTTTTGCTTTGGAAGAAGAGGATTTGTCAGGATTTGATTTTGATTTAGAAGAACTTGGTTTACCACGAAATATAGGGGATTTATTTATTTCTGTAGATCGTACGAAAGATCAAGCAGCTGAATTTAATCATTCATTTGATAGAGAACTTGGTTTTTTAACCATTCATGGTTTTCTTCATTTAAATGGCTATGACCATATGACGCCAGAAGATGAAAAAAATATGTTTGATTTGCAAAGAAAGATTTTAAATGATTATGGCTTGGAACGATAG
- a CDS encoding diacylglycerol kinase family protein, protein MIMAWNDRQTEKNRCFCQSLIHALHGLKTVVEEERNMRYHLFLGTSAIVLGFICHISKYEWLWLVCAIVLVLMAEMVNTAFEVLVDLVTNKTYHSLAKKIKDMSAGMVLLSACFALFVGMVIFLPKIIHVWIGS, encoded by the coding sequence ATGATTATGGCTTGGAACGATAGACAAACAGAAAAAAATCGTTGTTTTTGTCAGTCTTTGATTCATGCATTGCATGGATTAAAGACTGTTGTCGAAGAAGAAAGAAATATGAGGTATCATTTGTTTTTAGGAACAAGTGCGATTGTTTTAGGATTTATATGTCATATTTCTAAATATGAATGGTTATGGCTAGTGTGTGCGATTGTTTTGGTTTTGATGGCAGAGATGGTAAACACAGCTTTTGAAGTATTGGTTGATTTAGTAACCAATAAAACCTATCACTCGTTAGCTAAAAAGATTAAGGATATGTCAGCTGGAATGGTATTATTAAGTGCATGTTTTGCTCTTTTTGTCGGTATGGTGATATTTTTACCTAAAATAATACATGTTTGGATTGGTAGTTAA
- the era gene encoding GTPase Era has product MSEQNFKSGFVAIVGRPNVGKSTLLNRIVAQKIAIMSNKAQTTRNKIQGIYTTKEAQIVFIDTPGIHKPKNKLGDFMVETAYSALREVDAIIFMVSADMPRGRGDDFIIERLKTADAPVYLVINKIDTVHPDDLLPIIDDYRQELDFKEIVPISATEGNNVEHLLETLVNDMPEGPQFFPDDQVTDHPEYFIVSELIREKVLQLTEQEVPHSVAVVTESMKRDDNDKIHIQATIIVERDSQKGIIIGKGGKMLKNIGTKSRKDIENLLGDKVFLELWVKVQKNWRDKRRDLQNYGYRETDY; this is encoded by the coding sequence ATGTCAGAACAAAATTTTAAATCAGGCTTTGTTGCCATAGTTGGTCGACCAAATGTTGGAAAATCAACTTTATTAAATCGAATTGTGGCTCAAAAAATTGCGATTATGAGTAATAAAGCTCAAACAACACGAAATAAAATTCAAGGAATTTATACAACAAAAGAAGCGCAAATTGTGTTTATTGATACACCAGGAATCCACAAACCTAAAAATAAATTAGGTGATTTCATGGTAGAAACAGCATATAGTGCATTGCGCGAAGTCGATGCCATTATCTTTATGGTTAGTGCTGATATGCCAAGAGGACGTGGAGACGATTTTATTATTGAACGTTTGAAGACAGCAGATGCACCTGTGTATTTAGTGATAAATAAAATTGATACTGTTCATCCAGATGATTTATTGCCAATTATTGATGATTATCGTCAAGAGTTAGATTTTAAAGAAATCGTACCAATTTCGGCAACAGAAGGAAATAATGTAGAACATCTATTAGAAACACTAGTAAATGATATGCCTGAAGGCCCCCAGTTTTTCCCAGATGATCAAGTAACAGATCACCCAGAGTATTTTATTGTGTCTGAGTTGATTCGTGAAAAAGTATTACAATTAACCGAACAAGAAGTGCCTCATTCTGTTGCGGTAGTCACAGAAAGCATGAAACGAGATGATAATGATAAAATTCATATTCAAGCAACTATCATTGTAGAACGTGATAGTCAAAAAGGAATTATCATTGGTAAAGGCGGAAAAATGCTAAAAAATATCGGAACGAAAAGTCGTAAAGATATTGAAAATTTACTAGGAGACAAAGTTTTTCTAGAATTATGGGTTAAAGTACAAAAAAATTGGCGTGATAAACGTCGTGATTTACAAAATTATGGTTATAGAGAAACAGATTATTAA
- the recO gene encoding DNA repair protein RecO yields MLRGPQEINGLILFSRNYRESDKLVKIFTESNGKKMFFVRHANKKNNQIGSAIQPFTQATFIGDMKDEGLSFLNTAKDIFPFFAIQQDIFLSAYATYILNLSDAAIEDNVYDPFLFGFLKESLTLINDGYDAEIITNIFEIQILQRFGIQLNFSSCAICGSQREPFDFSDKYHGVLCQKHWSMDERRFHYSPRALHFIKLFNAVSYEQIKSINLSDETKQHIRQVIDSIYEEYVGLHLKSKKFIDDMQNWKEMIPKRENKIDKLDNTN; encoded by the coding sequence ATGTTGAGAGGACCTCAAGAAATTAATGGACTTATTTTGTTTTCTAGGAATTATCGGGAAAGCGATAAATTGGTAAAAATATTTACAGAATCTAATGGAAAAAAAATGTTTTTTGTGAGACATGCTAATAAAAAAAATAATCAAATCGGCTCAGCTATTCAACCATTTACGCAAGCGACTTTTATCGGTGATATGAAAGATGAGGGATTATCTTTTTTGAATACAGCTAAAGACATTTTCCCGTTTTTTGCGATTCAACAGGATATTTTTTTATCAGCCTATGCTACTTATATACTTAATTTAAGTGATGCCGCCATTGAGGACAATGTATATGACCCTTTTTTGTTTGGTTTTTTAAAAGAATCCCTTACATTGATTAATGATGGCTATGATGCCGAAATTATAACAAATATTTTTGAGATACAGATTCTTCAACGGTTTGGGATACAATTAAATTTCTCGTCTTGTGCTATATGTGGCAGTCAAAGAGAACCATTTGATTTTTCTGATAAATACCATGGTGTACTTTGCCAAAAACATTGGTCAATGGATGAACGTCGGTTTCATTATTCTCCAAGAGCCTTACATTTTATTAAATTGTTTAATGCCGTTAGTTATGAACAAATAAAAAGTATCAACCTCTCAGATGAAACGAAGCAACATATAAGACAAGTGATTGATTCGATTTATGAAGAATATGTTGGTTTACATTTAAAAAGTAAAAAATTTATCGATGATATGCAAAATTGGAAAGAAATGATTCCAAAGAGAGAAAACAAAATTGACAAACTGGATAATACCAATTAA
- the glyQ gene encoding glycine--tRNA ligase subunit alpha, producing MSQTLTIQEMILALQNYWSNQGCMLMQAYDTEKGAGTMSPYTFLRAIGPEPWNAAYVEPSRRPADGRYGDNPNRLYQHHQFQVVMKPSPENIQELYLDSLKVLGIDPFQHDIRFVEDNWENPSMGCAGLGWEVWLDGMEITQFTYFQQVGGLECKPVTSEITYGLERLASYIQEVESVYDLEWTKGVKYGEIFVQPEYEHSVYSFEQSDQELLLNLFNSYEKEAKRAIDLGLIHPAYDYVLKCSHMFNLLDARGAVSVTERAGYLARIRNMARALAKGFVEEREKLGFPLLKEVMEEDIHE from the coding sequence ATGAGTCAAACATTAACGATACAAGAAATGATTTTAGCTCTTCAAAATTATTGGTCAAATCAAGGATGCATGTTAATGCAAGCCTATGATACAGAAAAAGGGGCAGGAACAATGAGTCCTTATACTTTTTTACGTGCAATAGGACCAGAACCATGGAATGCCGCTTACGTAGAGCCATCACGTCGTCCGGCTGATGGTCGTTATGGCGATAACCCAAATCGTTTATATCAACATCATCAATTCCAAGTGGTCATGAAACCTTCACCAGAAAATATTCAAGAATTGTATTTGGATAGCTTAAAAGTTTTAGGGATTGACCCATTTCAACATGATATTCGCTTTGTTGAAGATAACTGGGAAAATCCTTCTATGGGTTGTGCTGGTTTAGGTTGGGAAGTGTGGTTAGATGGTATGGAAATCACTCAGTTTACCTATTTCCAACAAGTCGGTGGTTTAGAATGTAAACCCGTCACATCAGAAATTACATATGGCTTAGAACGTTTGGCTTCTTATATTCAAGAAGTTGAGAGCGTCTATGATTTAGAATGGACAAAAGGCGTGAAATACGGTGAAATTTTTGTTCAACCTGAATATGAGCATTCAGTTTATTCATTTGAACAAAGTGATCAAGAGTTATTATTAAACTTATTTAACAGTTATGAAAAAGAAGCAAAACGTGCGATAGATTTAGGCTTAATCCATCCGGCTTACGATTATGTGTTAAAATGTAGTCACATGTTTAACTTGCTTGATGCTAGAGGAGCCGTTTCCGTGACAGAGCGTGCAGGGTATTTAGCAAGAATTCGTAATATGGCTAGAGCCTTAGCTAAAGGCTTTGTTGAAGAACGAGAAAAATTAGGATTTCCATTATTAAAAGAAGTTATGGAGGAGGATATTCATGAGTAA